The genomic window CACATCGCATTTTGATCCGCCCGGCGACTTCTGATACGCAGCGCCTAGCGGGGACCAAAGAGGGACTGCGCTTTTTTCAGTCCCGCGATCAATCTGTCGACATCATCCAGGGTGTTGTACATGGAGAACGATGCACGCACGGTTCCCGGCAACTCAAAGCGTGACATGAGGGGCTGCGCGCAGTGATGTCCCGTGCGTACGGCAATGCCCTGCTCGTCCAACAACATGCCCACATCCGAGGGATGACAACCATCCATGACAAAGCTGAAAATACCGGCGCTGCGTTTGGGAGCACCAATACGCCGGACACCCGGTATCTCCGACGCGGCCTCCAGCGTCGCAGTCAGTAAGGCATCCTCGTGCCCGGCGGCGGCATCTCTGTCGATGAGCGACAGATAGTCTATGGCAGCACCCAGCCCCACGGCTCCCGCGATATTTGGGGTGCCCGCCTCAAATTTAAAGGGCAGGCCGTTAAAGGTAGTCCCCGCAAAACTCACGGTTTCGATCATCTCACCACCGCCGAGAAAGGGTGTCATTGCTTCCAGCAGCGCTTCCCGTCCCCAGAGCACGCCCATGCCCGTAGGCGCGAAAAGTTTGTGCGCGGAAAAACAGTAAAAATCACAGCCCAGGGCCTGCACATCCACATCCCAATGACCGACGGCCTGGGCACCATCCACGAGCACCAGGGCGCCCGCGGCATGGGCCCGGGCGCAGATATTTTCGATGGGGTTAATCGTACCGATGGCATTGGAGAC from Congregibacter litoralis KT71 includes these protein-coding regions:
- a CDS encoding cysteine desulfurase encodes the protein MSTLKAVEAAGTAPSFDVERVRADFPILGEMINGQPLVYLDNAATTQKPNAVIDAIANYYRHDNANVHRGVHTLSDRATRHFEDAREKTAGFLNSPSSRQIIWTRGTTEAVNLVAHSWGADNLKAGDRILVSWLEHHSDIVPWQLAAARVGAEVVPIPVTEEAEIDMDAFDALLDERVKLVAVNHVSNAIGTINPIENICARAHAAGALVLVDGAQAVGHWDVDVQALGCDFYCFSAHKLFAPTGMGVLWGREALLEAMTPFLGGGEMIETVSFAGTTFNGLPFKFEAGTPNIAGAVGLGAAIDYLSLIDRDAAAGHEDALLTATLEAASEIPGVRRIGAPKRSAGIFSFVMDGCHPSDVGMLLDEQGIAVRTGHHCAQPLMSRFELPGTVRASFSMYNTLDDVDRLIAGLKKAQSLFGPR